AACAGCTTCAGGGTCCTGAATCATTTCGTGGGCAAGATTGTCGATAAGGGCCAGCTTGCCGCGGGCCACGTCTGCTTCCATGCCGGACGCGCCGTACATGGGGCACACGGCCTGGCACATGCCGCACTTCATACAGGCTGTAATCCTGTCATCCAGAGCCATGAGGCGCTGGGACAGTTCATGCAGATTGCTCATGTAAGGCTCCTAGATTCCCACCAGCTTGGTGGCGTTGAACAGGCCCTTGGGATCAAGGGCACGACGCAGCCGCTGCGAGAACAAAATGGTGCCGCGCGAGGTTTCTTTTTCCATCCATTTGGCCTTGGCCGTGCCGATGCCGTGCTCGCCAGAGAGGGTGCCGTGCAGCTTGAGGGCCACATCGAACATTTCGTCAATGGCTTCTTCCACGCGGTGGAATTCGTCCTTGTCGCGCTTGTCGCACAAAAAGGTGGGGTGCAGGTTGCCGTCGCCGGCGTGGCCGAAGGTGCCCACCTCAAGCCTGTACTTGGCGGCAATTTCATTGACGGCCTTCAGCATGGCGGGGATCTGCGAACGCGGCACGGTGGCGTCTTCAAGCACGGTGGTGGGACGGCAACGGGCCAGCACGGGCAGAGCCATGCGGCGGGCTTCCCACAGTTTGAACTTTTCTTCGGCGTCCTTGGGCACATGTACGGCGCTGGCGTGATTGGCCTTGAGCACGCGTTCCACGGCTTCGGCGTCGTCCGCCACCTGGGCGGGATGGCCGTCCACTTCAATCAGCAGAATGGCGCCAGCTTCACGCGGCAGTCCGGCCTTGGTGAAGTCGTCCACGCGCACGATGGTGTTGTTGTCCAGAAGTTCGAGCGTACAGGGAACCACGTGGGCGGCAATGATGCCCGCCACGGCTTCGGCGGCGTTCTGCACATCTTTGAACACGGCCATGAGGGCCTTGGACGCCTTGGGCGGGGGCACAAGCTTGAGAATGGCCTGGGAAATGATGCCCAGCGTGCCTTCTGACTGCACCAGCATGCCGCCGAGGTTGTACCCGGTGACGCACTTGACCGTGCGCGAGCCGGACTTGACGATCTCGCCGGTGGCGTCAAAAAACTCCAAGCCCATGAGGTAGTCCTTGGTCACGCCGTACTTGAGGCCGCGCAGGCCGCCAGCGTTTTCAGCAATATTGCCGCCAATGGTGGACACGGCCTGAGAGCCCGGATCCGGGGGGTAGAAAAGATTTTTTTTGGCGACTTCAGCGGCGAA
Above is a genomic segment from Desulfovibrio sp. containing:
- a CDS encoding FAD-binding oxidoreductase; its protein translation is MASQALIRDFEDLIGKENVFSSEADRQSYSYDSAVLAPVVPSLVLRPTSTEQLGVCVKKLYDNGIPMTVRGAGTNLSGGTIPDSTDSVVILTNGLNRIIEINSDDLYAVVEPGVITAQFAAEVAKKNLFYPPDPGSQAVSTIGGNIAENAGGLRGLKYGVTKDYLMGLEFFDATGEIVKSGSRTVKCVTGYNLGGMLVQSEGTLGIISQAILKLVPPPKASKALMAVFKDVQNAAEAVAGIIAAHVVPCTLELLDNNTIVRVDDFTKAGLPREAGAILLIEVDGHPAQVADDAEAVERVLKANHASAVHVPKDAEEKFKLWEARRMALPVLARCRPTTVLEDATVPRSQIPAMLKAVNEIAAKYRLEVGTFGHAGDGNLHPTFLCDKRDKDEFHRVEEAIDEMFDVALKLHGTLSGEHGIGTAKAKWMEKETSRGTILFSQRLRRALDPKGLFNATKLVGI